The Cuculus canorus isolate bCucCan1 chromosome 5, bCucCan1.pri, whole genome shotgun sequence genome window below encodes:
- the EXOC5 gene encoding exocyst complex component 5 isoform X2: MATTAELFEEPFVADEYIERLAWRTPGGGSRGGEAFDPKRLLEEFVNHIQELQVMDERIQRKVEKLEQQCQKEAKEFAKKVQELQKSNQVAFQHFQELDEHISYVATKVCHLGDQLEGVNTPRQRAVEAQKLMKYFNEFLDGELKSDVFTNSEKIKEAADIIQKLHLIAQELPFDRFSEVKSKIASKYHDLECQLIQEFTSAQRRGEISRMREVAAVLLHFKGYSHCVDVYIKQCQEGAFLRNDVFEDAAILCQRVNKQVGEVFSNPETVLAKLIQNIFEVKLQSYVKDQLEEHRKSDAEQYLKNLYDLYSRTTNLSSKLMEFNLGTDKQTFLSKLIKSIFISYLENYIEVEIGYLKSRSAMILQRYYDSKNHQKRSIGTGGIQDLKERIRQRTNLPLGPSIDTHGETFLSQEVVVNLLQETKQAFERCHRLSDPSDLPKNAFRIFSMLVEFLCTEHIDYALETGLAGIPSSDSKNANLYFLDVVHQANTIFHLFDKQFNDHLMPLISSSPKLSECLQKKKDIIEQMEVKLDMGIDRTLNCMIGQMKHILAAEQKKTDFKPEDENNVLIQYTNACVKVCGYVRKQVEKIRNSMDGKNVDTVLMELGVRFHRLIYEHLQQYSYSCMGGMLAICDVAEYRKCAKDFKIALVLQLFDTLHALCNLLVVAPDNLKQVCSGEQLANLDKNILHSFVQLRVDYRSARLARHFS, encoded by the exons atggCCACCACCGCCGAGCTCTTCGAG GAGCCATTTGTGGCAGATGAATACATTGAACGCCTGGCATGGAGAACACCTGGAGGAGGTTCCAGAGGTGGAGAAGCTTTCGATccaaaaag attaCTGGAAGAATTTGTAAATCATATCCAAGAATTACAGGTAATGGATGAAAGGATTCAGAGAAAGGTGGAGAAACTAGAACAACAATGCCAGAAGGAAGCCAAGGAATTTGCCAAGAAAGTAcaagagctgcagaaaagcaacCAG GTTGCCTTCCAACATTTCCAAGAACTAGATGAGCACATCAGCTATGTAGCAACGAAGGTCTGTCACCTTGGCGACCAACTGGAGGGGGTAAACACACCACGGCAACGGGCTGTGGAGGCTCAGAAGCTGATGAAATACTTTAATGAGTTTCTGGATGGAGAGCTGAAGTCTGATGTTTTTACAAACTCTGAAAAG ATTAAAGAGGCAGCTGATATTATTCAAAAACTGCATTTGATTGCGCAGGAACTGCCTTTTGACAG gttttctgaagtaaaatcaAAGATAGCAA gTAAGTACCATGATTTAGAGTGCCAGCTAATTCAAGAGTTTACTAGTGCACAGCGGAGAGGCGAAATCTCCAGAATGAGAGAAGTAGCAGcagttttgcttcattttaag GGCTATTCCCATTGTGTGGATGTGTACATAAAACAGTGTCAAGAg GGTGCATTCCTGAGGAACGATGTCTTTGAAGATGCAGCCATTCTCTGCCAGCGAGTGAATAAGCAAGTTGGAGAAGTCTTTAGCAATCCAGAGACTGTGCTAGCCAAACTCATCCAAAATATCTTTGAAGTTAAACTTCAG AGTTATGTGAAGGACCAGCTAGAAGAACACAGGAAATCAGATGCAGAACAGTATCTGAAGAATCTTTATGATCTGTATTCAAG AACTACTAATCTGTCAAGCAAATTGATGGAATTTAACTTGGGTACTGATAAGCAGACTTTCTTGTCTAAGCTTATCAaatccattttcatttcctaCTTGGAGAATTATATTGAGGTGGAAATCGGTTATTTGAAAAGTAGGAGTGCTATGATTCTCCAACGCTATTATGATTCCAAAAACCACCAGAAGAGGTCCATTGGCACTGGAGG CATTCAAGACCTCAAAGAGAGGATAAGGCAACGTACAAACTTACCACTGGGGCCAAGTATTGATACACACGGAGAAACTTTTCTGTCACAAGAAGTGGTGGTTAACCTTTTGCAAGAAACTAAACAGGCTTTTGAAAGGTGTCACAGG ctCTCTGATCCGTCTGACTTACCCAAGAATGCTTTCAGGATTTTTTCTATGCTTGTAGAGTTCTTATGTACTGAACACATCGATTATGCATTAGAAACGGGCCTTGCCG GCATTCCCTCTTCTGATTCAAAGAAtgcaaatctttatttcttggATGTAGTCCACCAGGCCAAtactattttccatttatttgaCAAGCAATTCAATGATCACCTGATGCCATTGATCAG TTCTTCTCCTAAATTATCTGAAtgccttcagaagaaaaaggatatCATAGAACAAATGGAAGTGAAGCTAGATATGGGCATTGACAG gACACTGAACTGTATGATTGGACAGATGAAGCACATCTTGGCTGCAGAGcaaaagaagacagattttaaaccagaagatgaaaacaatgttttgatTCAATATACTAAT gcttGTGTTAAAGTCTGTGGCTATGTCAGGAAGCAAGTGGAAAAGATTAGAAATTCTATGGATGGTAAGAATGTGGACACAGTTTTGATGGAGCTGGGAGTTCGTTTTCATCGACTTATCTATGAACATCTCCAGCAATATTCCTACAGTTGCATGGGAGGCATGTTAGCTATTTGTGACGTGGCTGAATACAGGAAGTGTGCCAAAGACTTCAAG ATTGCGCTGGTGTTACAACTCTTTGATACCTTGCATGCACTTTGCAATCTTCTGGTTGTAGCTCCGGATAACTTAAAGCAAGTTTGCTCAGGAGAACAACTTGCTAATCTGGACAAGAACATCCTTCACTCCTTTGTTCAGCTGCGTGTTGATTATAGGTCTGCTCGTCTTGCTCGTCACTTCAGCTGA
- the EXOC5 gene encoding exocyst complex component 5 isoform X1, giving the protein MATTAELFEEPFVADEYIERLAWRTPGGGSRGGEAFDPKRLLEEFVNHIQELQVMDERIQRKVEKLEQQCQKEAKEFAKKVQELQKSNQVAFQHFQELDEHISYVATKVCHLGDQLEGVNTPRQRAVEAQKLMKYFNEFLDGELKSDVFTNSEKIKEAADIIQKLHLIAQELPFDRFSEVKSKIASKYHDLECQLIQEFTSAQRRGEISRMREVAAVLLHFKGYSHCVDVYIKQCQEGAFLRNDVFEDAAILCQRVNKQVGEVFSNPETVLAKLIQNIFEVKLQSYVKDQLEEHRKSDAEQYLKNLYDLYSRTTNLSSKLMEFNLGTDKQTFLSKLIKSIFISYLENYIEVEIGYLKSRSAMILQRYYDSKNHQKRSIGTGGIQIHKRTEAKLSIQDLKERIRQRTNLPLGPSIDTHGETFLSQEVVVNLLQETKQAFERCHRLSDPSDLPKNAFRIFSMLVEFLCTEHIDYALETGLAGIPSSDSKNANLYFLDVVHQANTIFHLFDKQFNDHLMPLISSSPKLSECLQKKKDIIEQMEVKLDMGIDRTLNCMIGQMKHILAAEQKKTDFKPEDENNVLIQYTNACVKVCGYVRKQVEKIRNSMDGKNVDTVLMELGVRFHRLIYEHLQQYSYSCMGGMLAICDVAEYRKCAKDFKIALVLQLFDTLHALCNLLVVAPDNLKQVCSGEQLANLDKNILHSFVQLRVDYRSARLARHFS; this is encoded by the exons atggCCACCACCGCCGAGCTCTTCGAG GAGCCATTTGTGGCAGATGAATACATTGAACGCCTGGCATGGAGAACACCTGGAGGAGGTTCCAGAGGTGGAGAAGCTTTCGATccaaaaag attaCTGGAAGAATTTGTAAATCATATCCAAGAATTACAGGTAATGGATGAAAGGATTCAGAGAAAGGTGGAGAAACTAGAACAACAATGCCAGAAGGAAGCCAAGGAATTTGCCAAGAAAGTAcaagagctgcagaaaagcaacCAG GTTGCCTTCCAACATTTCCAAGAACTAGATGAGCACATCAGCTATGTAGCAACGAAGGTCTGTCACCTTGGCGACCAACTGGAGGGGGTAAACACACCACGGCAACGGGCTGTGGAGGCTCAGAAGCTGATGAAATACTTTAATGAGTTTCTGGATGGAGAGCTGAAGTCTGATGTTTTTACAAACTCTGAAAAG ATTAAAGAGGCAGCTGATATTATTCAAAAACTGCATTTGATTGCGCAGGAACTGCCTTTTGACAG gttttctgaagtaaaatcaAAGATAGCAA gTAAGTACCATGATTTAGAGTGCCAGCTAATTCAAGAGTTTACTAGTGCACAGCGGAGAGGCGAAATCTCCAGAATGAGAGAAGTAGCAGcagttttgcttcattttaag GGCTATTCCCATTGTGTGGATGTGTACATAAAACAGTGTCAAGAg GGTGCATTCCTGAGGAACGATGTCTTTGAAGATGCAGCCATTCTCTGCCAGCGAGTGAATAAGCAAGTTGGAGAAGTCTTTAGCAATCCAGAGACTGTGCTAGCCAAACTCATCCAAAATATCTTTGAAGTTAAACTTCAG AGTTATGTGAAGGACCAGCTAGAAGAACACAGGAAATCAGATGCAGAACAGTATCTGAAGAATCTTTATGATCTGTATTCAAG AACTACTAATCTGTCAAGCAAATTGATGGAATTTAACTTGGGTACTGATAAGCAGACTTTCTTGTCTAAGCTTATCAaatccattttcatttcctaCTTGGAGAATTATATTGAGGTGGAAATCGGTTATTTGAAAAGTAGGAGTGCTATGATTCTCCAACGCTATTATGATTCCAAAAACCACCAGAAGAGGTCCATTGGCACTGGAGG GATCCAGATCCACAAAAGGACTGAAGCAAAATTAAG CATTCAAGACCTCAAAGAGAGGATAAGGCAACGTACAAACTTACCACTGGGGCCAAGTATTGATACACACGGAGAAACTTTTCTGTCACAAGAAGTGGTGGTTAACCTTTTGCAAGAAACTAAACAGGCTTTTGAAAGGTGTCACAGG ctCTCTGATCCGTCTGACTTACCCAAGAATGCTTTCAGGATTTTTTCTATGCTTGTAGAGTTCTTATGTACTGAACACATCGATTATGCATTAGAAACGGGCCTTGCCG GCATTCCCTCTTCTGATTCAAAGAAtgcaaatctttatttcttggATGTAGTCCACCAGGCCAAtactattttccatttatttgaCAAGCAATTCAATGATCACCTGATGCCATTGATCAG TTCTTCTCCTAAATTATCTGAAtgccttcagaagaaaaaggatatCATAGAACAAATGGAAGTGAAGCTAGATATGGGCATTGACAG gACACTGAACTGTATGATTGGACAGATGAAGCACATCTTGGCTGCAGAGcaaaagaagacagattttaaaccagaagatgaaaacaatgttttgatTCAATATACTAAT gcttGTGTTAAAGTCTGTGGCTATGTCAGGAAGCAAGTGGAAAAGATTAGAAATTCTATGGATGGTAAGAATGTGGACACAGTTTTGATGGAGCTGGGAGTTCGTTTTCATCGACTTATCTATGAACATCTCCAGCAATATTCCTACAGTTGCATGGGAGGCATGTTAGCTATTTGTGACGTGGCTGAATACAGGAAGTGTGCCAAAGACTTCAAG ATTGCGCTGGTGTTACAACTCTTTGATACCTTGCATGCACTTTGCAATCTTCTGGTTGTAGCTCCGGATAACTTAAAGCAAGTTTGCTCAGGAGAACAACTTGCTAATCTGGACAAGAACATCCTTCACTCCTTTGTTCAGCTGCGTGTTGATTATAGGTCTGCTCGTCTTGCTCGTCACTTCAGCTGA
- the EXOC5 gene encoding exocyst complex component 5 isoform X3, whose amino-acid sequence MATTAELFEEPFVADEYIERLAWRTPGGGSRGGEAFDPKRLLEEFVNHIQELQVMDERIQRKVEKLEQQCQKEAKEFAKKVQELQKSNQVAFQHFQELDEHISYVATKVCHLGDQLEGVNTPRQRAVEAQKLMKYFNEFLDGELKSDVFTNSEKIKEAADIIQKLHLIAQELPFDRFSEVKSKIASKYHDLECQLIQEFTSAQRRGEISRMREVAAVLLHFKGYSHCVDVYIKQCQEGAFLRNDVFEDAAILCQRVNKQVGEVFSNPETVLAKLIQNIFEVKLQSYVKDQLEEHRKSDAEQYLKNLYDLYSSIQDLKERIRQRTNLPLGPSIDTHGETFLSQEVVVNLLQETKQAFERCHRLSDPSDLPKNAFRIFSMLVEFLCTEHIDYALETGLAGIPSSDSKNANLYFLDVVHQANTIFHLFDKQFNDHLMPLISSSPKLSECLQKKKDIIEQMEVKLDMGIDRTLNCMIGQMKHILAAEQKKTDFKPEDENNVLIQYTNACVKVCGYVRKQVEKIRNSMDGKNVDTVLMELGVRFHRLIYEHLQQYSYSCMGGMLAICDVAEYRKCAKDFKIALVLQLFDTLHALCNLLVVAPDNLKQVCSGEQLANLDKNILHSFVQLRVDYRSARLARHFS is encoded by the exons atggCCACCACCGCCGAGCTCTTCGAG GAGCCATTTGTGGCAGATGAATACATTGAACGCCTGGCATGGAGAACACCTGGAGGAGGTTCCAGAGGTGGAGAAGCTTTCGATccaaaaag attaCTGGAAGAATTTGTAAATCATATCCAAGAATTACAGGTAATGGATGAAAGGATTCAGAGAAAGGTGGAGAAACTAGAACAACAATGCCAGAAGGAAGCCAAGGAATTTGCCAAGAAAGTAcaagagctgcagaaaagcaacCAG GTTGCCTTCCAACATTTCCAAGAACTAGATGAGCACATCAGCTATGTAGCAACGAAGGTCTGTCACCTTGGCGACCAACTGGAGGGGGTAAACACACCACGGCAACGGGCTGTGGAGGCTCAGAAGCTGATGAAATACTTTAATGAGTTTCTGGATGGAGAGCTGAAGTCTGATGTTTTTACAAACTCTGAAAAG ATTAAAGAGGCAGCTGATATTATTCAAAAACTGCATTTGATTGCGCAGGAACTGCCTTTTGACAG gttttctgaagtaaaatcaAAGATAGCAA gTAAGTACCATGATTTAGAGTGCCAGCTAATTCAAGAGTTTACTAGTGCACAGCGGAGAGGCGAAATCTCCAGAATGAGAGAAGTAGCAGcagttttgcttcattttaag GGCTATTCCCATTGTGTGGATGTGTACATAAAACAGTGTCAAGAg GGTGCATTCCTGAGGAACGATGTCTTTGAAGATGCAGCCATTCTCTGCCAGCGAGTGAATAAGCAAGTTGGAGAAGTCTTTAGCAATCCAGAGACTGTGCTAGCCAAACTCATCCAAAATATCTTTGAAGTTAAACTTCAG AGTTATGTGAAGGACCAGCTAGAAGAACACAGGAAATCAGATGCAGAACAGTATCTGAAGAATCTTTATGATCTGTATTCAAG CATTCAAGACCTCAAAGAGAGGATAAGGCAACGTACAAACTTACCACTGGGGCCAAGTATTGATACACACGGAGAAACTTTTCTGTCACAAGAAGTGGTGGTTAACCTTTTGCAAGAAACTAAACAGGCTTTTGAAAGGTGTCACAGG ctCTCTGATCCGTCTGACTTACCCAAGAATGCTTTCAGGATTTTTTCTATGCTTGTAGAGTTCTTATGTACTGAACACATCGATTATGCATTAGAAACGGGCCTTGCCG GCATTCCCTCTTCTGATTCAAAGAAtgcaaatctttatttcttggATGTAGTCCACCAGGCCAAtactattttccatttatttgaCAAGCAATTCAATGATCACCTGATGCCATTGATCAG TTCTTCTCCTAAATTATCTGAAtgccttcagaagaaaaaggatatCATAGAACAAATGGAAGTGAAGCTAGATATGGGCATTGACAG gACACTGAACTGTATGATTGGACAGATGAAGCACATCTTGGCTGCAGAGcaaaagaagacagattttaaaccagaagatgaaaacaatgttttgatTCAATATACTAAT gcttGTGTTAAAGTCTGTGGCTATGTCAGGAAGCAAGTGGAAAAGATTAGAAATTCTATGGATGGTAAGAATGTGGACACAGTTTTGATGGAGCTGGGAGTTCGTTTTCATCGACTTATCTATGAACATCTCCAGCAATATTCCTACAGTTGCATGGGAGGCATGTTAGCTATTTGTGACGTGGCTGAATACAGGAAGTGTGCCAAAGACTTCAAG ATTGCGCTGGTGTTACAACTCTTTGATACCTTGCATGCACTTTGCAATCTTCTGGTTGTAGCTCCGGATAACTTAAAGCAAGTTTGCTCAGGAGAACAACTTGCTAATCTGGACAAGAACATCCTTCACTCCTTTGTTCAGCTGCGTGTTGATTATAGGTCTGCTCGTCTTGCTCGTCACTTCAGCTGA